In the Aliarcobacter cryaerophilus genome, one interval contains:
- a CDS encoding acyltransferase family protein, which produces MMGPITLANDVASFTTLQLSTFVVIAFAILVLFTTLKQSTHSDVFPVSVTNELKGLGILTVVFAHFAYMKVTNADFLFPLSIIAGVGVDLFLFMSGFGLTVGMLKRPMKTVDFYKKRVIKIFIPFWIALIIMFIADALFMDKTYSVGYIIKSMLGFFPTADGFGDVNSPFWYITWMIMFYLLYPLVFFKDKPWLTAIILAVIATIIGTFNIFDLGSNWLHRLHTVAFSMGIILAWLLQVKEGEKNRFIEYIKDFRDNSKDMKYIVIAIMFVIVFYVSQRTGAGSWPTLTSIFGQGFFVEQLMSIVIMLAFTVIFILKKVDSKFLTMYGVYSYEVYLIHWPLMAKYDIFFVYLPAWAAVIAWLVAFILVSMLLQRLVTPVSNFVDKITK; this is translated from the coding sequence ATGATGGGTCCTATTACACTTGCAAATGATGTTGCATCATTTACTACTCTTCAGTTATCCACTTTTGTAGTTATTGCTTTTGCAATATTGGTTTTGTTTACTACTTTAAAACAATCAACACATAGTGATGTTTTTCCAGTATCTGTTACAAATGAGCTAAAAGGTCTTGGAATTTTGACAGTTGTTTTTGCTCACTTTGCATATATGAAAGTTACAAATGCTGATTTTTTGTTTCCACTTTCTATAATTGCTGGAGTTGGAGTTGATTTATTCTTATTTATGTCAGGATTTGGTCTTACAGTTGGAATGCTTAAAAGACCTATGAAGACAGTTGATTTTTATAAAAAAAGAGTTATAAAAATCTTTATTCCATTTTGGATTGCTTTAATTATTATGTTTATCGCAGATGCTCTGTTTATGGATAAAACTTATTCTGTAGGATATATTATAAAATCTATGTTAGGGTTTTTCCCAACAGCGGATGGATTTGGTGATGTAAACTCTCCATTTTGGTATATTACATGGATGATTATGTTTTATCTTTTATATCCATTGGTATTTTTTAAAGATAAGCCATGGTTAACTGCAATTATTTTAGCAGTTATTGCTACAATTATTGGAACTTTTAATATCTTTGATTTGGGAAGTAACTGGCTTCATAGACTTCATACAGTTGCTTTTTCTATGGGTATTATTTTAGCTTGGCTTTTACAAGTAAAAGAGGGTGAGAAAAATAGATTTATAGAATATATTAAAGATTTCAGAGACAACTCTAAAGATATGAAATATATCGTTATAGCTATTATGTTTGTTATTGTGTTTTATGTATCACAAAGAACAGGTGCTGGTTCTTGGCCAACTTTAACTTCTATTTTTGGACAAGGTTTTTTTGTAGAACAACTAATGTCAATTGTAATAATGCTAGCATTTACAGTGATTTTTATACTTAAAAAAGTAGATAGCAAGTTTTTAACTATGTATGGAGTTTACTCTTATGAAGTTTACTTAATTCACTGGCCACTTATGGCAAAATATGATATTTTCTTTGTATATCTTCCGGCTTGGGCTGCTGTAATTGCTTGGTTGGTTGCATTTATTTTAGTTAGTATGCTTCTTCAAAGGTTAGTAACTCCTGTTAGTAATTTTGTAGATAAAATTACTAAATAA
- a CDS encoding class I SAM-dependent methyltransferase, with protein sequence MNIEDLINIIEKNLENRTNEAKRVFHGRGNFYDNFSYLTVDSFDNTLFATFFEESFDEKEIIKALEIISKNSDFENFIIQRKYKEKDFYEVIYGEIIEDFFVYENNLKYKIDFKNRNIGLFLDMKKGREYIKSICKDKNVLNLFSYTCAFSVVCISGEASSVVNIDMSKASLSTGRINHHLNQLDTKNVKFLPYNILKSFGKIKKMSPYDIVIIDPPSFQKGSFVATSDYIKIIKKLDFILPIGGVVLACLNDPFLNSNFLIDIFKKEAPNFEFLEKLENVDEFLVENEEKALKNLIFLKKN encoded by the coding sequence ATGAATATAGAAGATTTAATAAATATTATAGAAAAAAATTTAGAAAATAGAACAAATGAAGCAAAAAGAGTTTTCCATGGTCGTGGGAACTTTTATGATAATTTTTCATATTTAACTGTTGATAGTTTTGATAATACACTTTTTGCAACTTTTTTTGAAGAGAGTTTTGATGAAAAAGAGATTATAAAAGCTTTAGAGATTATCTCAAAAAATAGTGATTTTGAGAATTTTATTATTCAAAGAAAATATAAAGAAAAAGATTTTTATGAAGTTATTTATGGAGAGATTATAGAAGATTTTTTTGTGTACGAAAATAACTTAAAATATAAAATAGATTTTAAAAATCGAAATATTGGACTGTTTTTAGATATGAAAAAAGGTAGAGAGTATATAAAATCTATTTGCAAAGATAAAAATGTTTTAAATCTTTTCTCATATACTTGTGCTTTTAGCGTAGTTTGTATTAGTGGCGAAGCCTCAAGTGTAGTAAATATTGATATGTCAAAAGCTAGTTTATCTACTGGAAGAATAAATCATCATCTAAATCAATTAGATACAAAAAATGTAAAATTTTTACCATATAATATTTTAAAATCATTTGGTAAAATCAAAAAAATGTCACCCTATGATATTGTTATAATTGATCCGCCATCATTTCAAAAAGGCTCATTTGTTGCTACTAGTGATTATATTAAGATTATCAAAAAACTTGATTTTATATTACCCATTGGTGGAGTAGTTTTAGCTTGTTTAAATGACCCATTTTTAAATAGTAATTTTTTAATAGATATATTTAAGAAAGAAGCGCCAAATTTCGAGTTTTTAGAAAAATTGGAAAATGTAGATGAATTTTTAGTAGAAAATGAAGAAAAAGCTCTTAAAAATCTAATTTTTTTAAAAAAAAACTGA
- a CDS encoding cation:proton antiporter, translating into MEHFLFTLFMAIFLATVLNIILKKLGISQIIGYILTGIIISYGFHFKGASNSSLDAIAEFGIVFLMFTIGLEISFDKIRKMKEILLLNGFLQVHISALLIFAVTHFIFDLSIEVSIIIAFAFSLSSTAIVLPYLKSSKDIYTPYGEKTTAILIYQDLAVIPILLLISFLTNDNLSIGEVIWNTFVSAAVITIFMFFFGKRIIDWLLQFSSNTRLEELFIGAVFSIVIGASLLAEYLGFTYSLGAFLAGMIIADTKFRIKVESDISNFKDLLLGTFFFTVGTKIDILYFLNNIHIVIGLFLLIMIIKALVVFLIIRRKSDKNTSVKSAIALCQVGEFSFAILTLAASQNVVPVETANFLVLISVMSMILTPFLLNNIYKISDLISADIYQSENLEPIEDTNHIIICGFSILGRVVARDLSDRNMPFVIVSNDIRQIQVATKMGYKAYFGHLDKKSVLEALKVEDSSSIIITINETHEKILICDAILKYCPDANIILKYESLEERHVLNDLKIKKFVHAHAEIGRLLVEEATHCCDLRLHKYD; encoded by the coding sequence ATGGAACACTTCTTATTTACACTATTTATGGCAATTTTTCTAGCAACTGTCCTAAATATAATTTTAAAAAAATTAGGTATTTCACAAATTATAGGTTATATTTTAACTGGAATTATCATATCTTATGGATTTCATTTTAAAGGTGCTAGTAATAGCTCCTTAGATGCTATTGCAGAGTTTGGAATAGTTTTTCTAATGTTTACAATAGGTCTTGAAATAAGCTTTGATAAGATTAGAAAGATGAAAGAGATTCTTTTATTAAATGGTTTTTTACAAGTTCATATTAGTGCATTGCTTATTTTTGCTGTTACTCACTTTATTTTTGATTTGTCAATAGAAGTTTCAATAATTATTGCTTTTGCATTTTCTCTATCTTCAACTGCTATTGTTTTACCTTATTTAAAATCTTCAAAAGATATATATACTCCTTATGGAGAAAAGACAACTGCTATATTGATTTATCAAGATTTAGCAGTTATTCCAATACTTCTTTTAATCTCTTTTTTAACAAATGACAATTTATCTATAGGGGAAGTTATTTGGAATACTTTTGTCTCAGCTGCTGTTATTACAATATTTATGTTCTTTTTTGGAAAAAGAATAATAGATTGGTTGCTTCAATTTTCATCAAATACAAGGCTTGAAGAGTTATTTATTGGTGCTGTTTTTTCAATAGTTATTGGTGCATCTTTATTGGCTGAATATTTAGGATTTACATACTCTTTGGGTGCTTTTTTAGCTGGAATGATTATTGCTGATACAAAATTTAGAATAAAAGTTGAATCAGATATTTCAAATTTCAAAGATTTACTTTTAGGAACATTCTTCTTTACAGTTGGAACAAAAATAGATATTTTATACTTTTTAAATAATATTCATATTGTAATAGGTCTATTTTTATTAATAATGATAATAAAAGCATTGGTTGTATTTTTAATTATTAGGAGAAAATCAGATAAAAATACATCTGTAAAATCAGCAATTGCACTTTGTCAAGTTGGTGAGTTCTCTTTTGCTATTTTAACTCTTGCTGCAAGTCAAAATGTAGTTCCTGTTGAAACTGCAAATTTTTTGGTTTTGATTTCGGTAATGTCAATGATTTTGACACCATTTTTATTAAACAATATATATAAAATATCAGATCTAATTTCAGCTGATATTTATCAATCAGAAAATTTAGAGCCTATTGAAGATACTAATCATATTATTATTTGTGGGTTTTCAATTTTAGGAAGAGTTGTTGCTAGAGATTTATCAGATAGAAATATGCCTTTTGTAATTGTTTCAAATGATATTAGACAAATCCAAGTTGCAACAAAAATGGGTTATAAAGCATATTTTGGTCATTTAGATAAAAAATCAGTTTTAGAAGCTTTAAAAGTGGAAGATAGTTCAAGTATTATAATAACTATTAATGAAACACATGAAAAAATACTTATTTGTGATGCCATATTAAAATATTGTCCAGATGCAAATATTATTTTAAAATATGAATCTTTAGAAGAGAGACATGTTTTGAATGATTTAAAAATTAAAAAATTTGTTCACGCGCATGCTGAAATTGGGAGATTATTGGTAGAAGAGGCAACTCATTGTTGTGATTTAAGACTTCATAAATATGATTAA
- a CDS encoding substrate-binding domain-containing protein, producing MKIFKIMVLLLFFISNLYSNQQKKLAYIVSDINIPFWQIISKGIKDKSNELGYEIHIYSSNNLKKNELENLASAISLKIDGLIISPINSSTASTLLEIAKMNKIPTIVADIGSDSQDYLSFISSDNKKGAYELGKILSKYMKSLSWNKEGTVGIIAIPQKRLNGKDRTIGFIQALEEDNIKVSGMYQQVDFSYEETYNYSKKLIDENKDLRAIWLQGSDKYKGALDAIKKANKQNEIALICFDAEPEFLEMIQNGDLVASAMQQPYIIGQEAVVTLNNYFNNKEVKKEQKMEILSISKENIDDKLKIIKLNVLGIKSDEK from the coding sequence ATGAAAATCTTTAAAATTATGGTTTTGCTACTATTTTTTATCTCTAATTTGTATTCAAACCAACAAAAAAAACTTGCTTATATTGTTTCTGATATAAATATCCCATTTTGGCAAATTATCTCAAAAGGTATAAAAGATAAATCAAATGAGCTTGGATATGAGATACATATTTATAGTTCAAATAATTTAAAGAAAAATGAACTTGAAAATTTAGCTTCCGCAATATCTTTAAAAATTGATGGTTTAATAATATCTCCAATAAACTCTTCAACTGCTTCAACTCTTTTGGAAATTGCTAAGATGAATAAAATTCCTACTATTGTTGCAGATATTGGTTCAGATAGTCAAGATTATCTATCTTTTATATCCTCAGATAATAAAAAAGGTGCTTATGAACTTGGTAAAATTTTATCAAAATATATGAAGAGCTTATCTTGGAATAAGGAAGGAACAGTTGGAATAATAGCAATTCCTCAAAAACGTTTAAATGGAAAAGATAGAACCATTGGATTTATTCAAGCTTTAGAAGAGGATAATATAAAAGTTTCTGGAATGTATCAACAAGTAGATTTCTCCTATGAAGAGACTTATAATTATTCAAAAAAATTAATAGATGAGAATAAAGATTTACGTGCTATTTGGCTTCAGGGATCGGATAAATATAAAGGTGCTTTGGATGCTATAAAAAAAGCAAATAAGCAAAACGAAATAGCTCTTATTTGTTTTGATGCAGAACCAGAATTTTTAGAAATGATACAAAATGGAGATTTGGTTGCTTCTGCTATGCAACAACCATATATAATTGGTCAAGAGGCAGTTGTAACTTTAAATAACTATTTTAATAATAAAGAGGTTAAAAAGGAGCAAAAAATGGAAATTTTATCAATTTCAAAAGAAAATATTGATGATAAATTAAAGATAATCAAATTAAATGTTTTAGGAATAAAATCTGATGAAAAATAG
- a CDS encoding PAS domain-containing sensor histidine kinase: MKNRSLLFSFLLPFLITIITISSFYTIYSYFKTKQRLVNEINLKTKSILTQLKYALPHFIDSYAINEYKKLIENEMQDSDILAVIVKDYNYGKIFSKEFLQIGKIRENDQILDIDLNSVHQMNLLSKKFSYTEVDLLNESDIKIATLELYISDKNLKHNLNEIVKKSILEIFILSLFIVILVFLIIKSLILKPILNIVNTIQNSDIYGIPKENVPENNRVKEFNDLSKKMNEMIFTIKDLQKQIIKEKDFISNIIDNSNVIVAVIDSCGRMFKINKFGQEFIGYKQEEISSKPFFWLKFLHKDIQATVGNIIEKAKSGNLKRYYKASCISKDGEEKIFEWSNSVRNKSDGSMDYLVLIGIDVTQKELIQKEILQQKEELELIFNYSKDGIAILDLNTKLLNFNNSFIEMTGYSKDELLEKTAFEMFVDKDIDKNKIIIKKILEEGFITNHEETFAFKEKRVFTNFSVSLLPNKETLLMIIKDVSSLKVLQEQSKLASLGEMIGNIAHQWRQPLSLISTVASSLRVKSEYDMLKKEDIYEASKSIVMQTEYLSNTIDNFRDFIKGDKSYTNISIKDVLHNSLTLVSASLNNNFINLIIELNDDLTIFGNKNELTEAFLNIISNSKDILKTIEEKDRFIFIKTKKIDENRLELKFLDSGGGIDEALISRVFEPYFTTKHKSQGTGLGLPIVDKIVRERHNASIEIYNEDFIYNEKKYRGFSFKIIFERLNH, translated from the coding sequence ATGAAAAATAGATCTTTACTATTTTCTTTTCTTTTACCATTTTTAATTACAATAATAACTATTTCATCTTTTTACACCATTTACAGCTATTTTAAAACTAAACAAAGATTAGTAAATGAGATTAATTTAAAAACAAAATCTATTTTGACTCAATTAAAATATGCTCTTCCACATTTTATAGATTCTTATGCAATTAATGAGTATAAAAAATTAATTGAAAATGAGATGCAAGATAGTGATATTTTAGCAGTAATTGTAAAAGATTATAATTACGGAAAAATATTTTCAAAAGAGTTTTTACAAATTGGGAAAATAAGAGAAAATGACCAAATTTTAGATATTGACCTAAATAGTGTTCATCAAATGAATCTATTATCTAAAAAATTTTCTTATACTGAAGTTGATTTATTAAATGAATCTGATATTAAAATTGCTACACTTGAATTATACATTTCTGATAAAAATTTAAAACATAATTTAAATGAGATAGTTAAAAAAAGTATTCTCGAGATATTTATTTTATCATTATTTATTGTTATTTTAGTTTTTTTAATAATAAAGTCTTTAATTTTAAAACCAATTTTAAATATAGTAAACACTATACAAAATAGTGATATTTACGGTATTCCAAAAGAAAATGTTCCTGAAAACAATAGAGTTAAAGAGTTTAATGATTTATCAAAAAAAATGAATGAAATGATTTTCACAATAAAAGACTTACAAAAACAAATTATCAAAGAAAAAGATTTTATTTCAAATATAATTGATAATTCAAATGTAATAGTTGCTGTAATAGATAGCTGTGGAAGAATGTTTAAAATTAATAAATTTGGACAAGAGTTTATAGGTTATAAACAAGAAGAGATCTCAAGTAAACCATTTTTTTGGCTTAAATTTCTACATAAAGATATACAAGCAACAGTTGGTAATATTATAGAAAAAGCAAAAAGTGGTAATTTGAAAAGATATTATAAGGCTAGTTGTATTTCAAAAGATGGTGAAGAAAAGATATTTGAATGGTCTAATAGTGTTAGAAATAAGAGTGATGGCTCAATGGATTATCTTGTTTTAATAGGAATAGATGTTACTCAAAAAGAACTTATTCAAAAAGAGATTTTACAACAAAAAGAGGAGTTAGAGTTGATTTTTAACTACTCTAAGGATGGAATTGCAATTTTAGATTTAAATACAAAACTTCTAAATTTTAACAATTCATTTATAGAGATGACAGGTTACTCAAAAGATGAATTACTTGAAAAAACAGCTTTTGAAATGTTTGTTGATAAGGATATTGATAAAAATAAAATTATAATTAAAAAGATACTAGAAGAAGGCTTTATAACTAATCATGAAGAGACTTTTGCCTTTAAAGAGAAAAGAGTATTTACAAACTTTAGTGTCTCTTTACTTCCAAATAAAGAGACTTTACTTATGATTATAAAAGATGTTAGTTCATTGAAAGTTTTGCAAGAACAATCAAAATTAGCTTCTTTGGGTGAAATGATAGGAAATATAGCTCATCAATGGAGACAACCTTTAAGTTTAATTAGTACTGTTGCTAGTTCTTTAAGAGTAAAATCTGAATATGATATGCTTAAAAAAGAGGATATTTATGAAGCTTCAAAATCTATAGTTATGCAAACAGAATATTTATCAAATACAATAGATAATTTTAGAGATTTTATAAAAGGTGATAAATCTTATACAAATATTAGTATTAAGGATGTTTTGCATAATAGTTTAACTCTTGTATCTGCTTCATTAAACAATAATTTTATTAATCTAATCATAGAATTAAATGATGATTTAACTATTTTTGGAAATAAAAATGAGCTAACAGAAGCATTTTTAAATATTATTTCAAATAGTAAAGACATTTTAAAAACTATTGAAGAGAAAGATAGGTTTATATTTATTAAAACTAAAAAAATAGATGAAAATAGACTCGAATTAAAGTTTTTAGATAGTGGTGGAGGAATTGATGAAGCACTTATATCTAGAGTTTTTGAGCCATATTTTACAACAAAACATAAATCACAAGGAACAGGACTTGGGCTTCCAATAGTTGATAAAATTGTAAGAGAAAGACATAATGCTAGTATTGAAATTTACAATGAAGATTTTATTTATAATGAAAAAAAGTATAGAGGTTTTAGCTTTAAAATTATTTTTGAAAGATTAAATCATTAA
- a CDS encoding glycosyltransferase family 2 protein, which produces MRYIILGLIMAGLFQVFFWLSRDNLVTLNENSFEKIESLSYSPFEGYDKNLLSSEQIAYDVNLFENFTNKLRTYGTLEAYKILQSSKDSNLPIDLGLWIGGDLQENNLEIQRALEILKEYPNRIQSVIVGNEVLLRKELEPLELYAYIDFMKSHTKKPVTTAETWDIWEKNPQLASHVDFLTIHILPYWEKVPIERYNEFIIEKYSVVEELFPNRKIVIGETGWPSHGYNNNKAVPSIKNQAQAIRGFVNLAHEKGWHYNIIEALDQPWKGYDEGNVGQYWGIFTTDRALKFQLAGEVELNKYWLYQMIAAIIIGALLTIFGLKNQRVNISHAFAYAIAAQGMAFGIVMAAIYPFVNYMNFGMWIMWGMGSFLMIPLVIITLAKANELFRSSIGVQPSRLVPLDLKSKNAPLVSIHVPAYKEQPHVLAETLESLSKLTYPNFEVLVIINNTPEDFYKAPIKELCEKLGDKFKYLDITCTGFKAGALNKALEYTDKNAEIVAVIDADYKVESPWLVDLVPLFDDPKVAIVQAPQDHRDGDESIIKKAMNAEYAGFFDIGMVDRNEENAIVVHGTMVMVRLSAMMEVGGWGTDTIVEDSELGLRLFEAGYIAHYTNRRYGFGLLPDTVEAFKTQRHRWAYGAIQILKKHWREFKPSSKRLSPPQKNKFVTGWFFWLSDAMGPIMAVMNIIWVPVIIFVGVTIPTIPLTIPIITAFIVNILHTFILYRTKVKATFKEILLSSIASMSLQLIIFKAVFDGFIKDGLPFKRTEKGGKAKKSANPIKYETILCVLLLTAFVSLIYTNKSGIIEIYVFAATIFIQTIPYISAIIMRILELYSLKNQKA; this is translated from the coding sequence TTGAGATATATTATCTTAGGGCTTATTATGGCTGGACTTTTTCAAGTCTTTTTTTGGTTATCAAGAGATAACCTAGTAACATTAAATGAAAACTCATTTGAAAAAATTGAATCATTGTCGTATTCACCATTTGAAGGGTATGATAAAAATTTACTTTCAAGTGAACAGATTGCTTATGATGTAAATTTATTTGAAAATTTTACAAACAAACTTAGAACTTATGGAACTTTGGAAGCTTATAAAATACTTCAATCTAGTAAAGATTCAAATCTTCCTATTGATTTAGGTCTTTGGATAGGTGGAGATTTACAAGAGAATAATCTTGAAATCCAAAGAGCATTAGAAATTTTAAAAGAGTATCCAAATAGAATTCAATCTGTAATAGTTGGAAACGAGGTACTTCTAAGAAAAGAACTTGAGCCTTTAGAATTATATGCTTATATAGATTTTATGAAAAGTCATACAAAAAAACCTGTAACAACTGCAGAAACTTGGGATATATGGGAAAAAAATCCGCAACTAGCTAGTCATGTTGATTTTTTAACTATACATATTTTACCATATTGGGAAAAAGTGCCAATAGAAAGATACAACGAATTTATTATTGAAAAATATAGTGTTGTTGAAGAGCTTTTTCCAAATAGAAAAATAGTTATTGGAGAGACAGGATGGCCAAGTCACGGATATAACAACAACAAAGCAGTTCCTAGTATTAAAAATCAAGCACAAGCTATAAGAGGTTTTGTAAATCTAGCTCATGAAAAAGGTTGGCATTACAATATAATTGAAGCATTAGATCAACCTTGGAAAGGTTATGATGAAGGAAATGTTGGTCAATACTGGGGAATTTTCACAACAGATCGTGCTTTAAAATTCCAATTAGCTGGTGAAGTTGAATTAAATAAATATTGGCTATATCAAATGATTGCTGCAATTATTATTGGGGCATTATTAACTATATTTGGGCTAAAAAATCAAAGAGTAAATATTAGCCACGCTTTCGCTTATGCAATTGCTGCTCAAGGTATGGCTTTTGGTATTGTCATGGCTGCTATATATCCATTTGTAAACTATATGAACTTTGGAATGTGGATTATGTGGGGAATGGGAAGTTTTCTTATGATTCCACTTGTGATTATAACTTTAGCAAAAGCAAATGAGCTATTTAGAAGCTCAATTGGAGTTCAACCTTCAAGACTAGTTCCTCTTGATTTAAAATCAAAAAATGCACCTCTTGTATCTATTCATGTTCCTGCATACAAAGAGCAACCTCATGTTTTAGCTGAAACTTTAGAGAGTTTATCAAAACTTACTTATCCAAATTTTGAGGTTTTAGTTATTATAAATAATACTCCTGAAGATTTTTATAAAGCCCCAATAAAAGAGCTTTGTGAGAAACTTGGAGATAAGTTTAAGTATTTAGATATTACTTGTACAGGATTTAAAGCAGGGGCATTAAATAAAGCACTTGAATATACAGATAAAAATGCAGAAATCGTTGCTGTTATTGATGCTGATTATAAAGTTGAATCTCCTTGGCTTGTAGATTTAGTTCCACTATTTGATGATCCAAAAGTTGCCATCGTTCAAGCTCCTCAAGATCATAGAGATGGTGATGAAAGTATTATCAAAAAAGCTATGAATGCTGAGTATGCAGGTTTCTTTGATATTGGTATGGTTGATAGAAATGAAGAAAATGCAATCGTTGTTCATGGAACAATGGTTATGGTAAGACTGAGTGCTATGATGGAAGTTGGTGGTTGGGGAACTGATACTATTGTTGAAGATAGTGAATTAGGGCTTAGACTATTTGAAGCTGGTTATATTGCGCACTATACAAATAGAAGATATGGATTTGGGCTTTTACCAGATACTGTTGAAGCGTTTAAAACTCAAAGACATAGATGGGCTTATGGTGCAATTCAAATTCTTAAAAAGCACTGGAGAGAGTTTAAACCTAGTTCAAAAAGATTAAGTCCGCCACAAAAAAATAAATTTGTTACAGGTTGGTTTTTCTGGTTAAGTGATGCTATGGGACCAATTATGGCTGTTATGAATATTATTTGGGTTCCTGTAATTATCTTTGTAGGTGTTACAATTCCTACAATTCCACTTACTATTCCAATTATAACAGCATTTATAGTAAATATTTTGCATACATTTATACTTTATAGAACAAAAGTAAAAGCAACTTTTAAAGAGATTTTACTAAGCTCTATTGCCTCTATGAGTTTGCAATTAATAATATTTAAAGCTGTATTTGATGGATTTATAAAAGATGGATTACCATTTAAAAGAACAGAAAAAGGTGGAAAAGCAAAAAAGAGTGCAAATCCTATAAAATACGAAACTATCTTATGTGTTTTACTTTTAACAGCCTTTGTATCTTTAATATACACAAATAAATCTGGAATTATAGAGATTTATGTATTTGCAGCAACAATATTTATTCAAACTATCCCTTATATCTCTGCAATTATTATGAGAATACTAGAGTTATACTCTTTAAAAAATCAAAAAGCTTAA
- a CDS encoding disulfide oxidoreductase: protein MNYLFFAFIISLFATLGSLFFSEIMHFIPCSLCWYQRIFMYPLVFIFLINLLYPDDKVFKYSFPLVIIGLFISIYHNLLILKIIPETLSPCISGVPCSVDYLNYFGFITIPLLSFIAFLTIFILLIAYKRRVS, encoded by the coding sequence TTGAATTATCTATTTTTTGCTTTTATTATTTCTTTATTTGCAACATTAGGAAGTCTTTTTTTCTCTGAAATTATGCATTTTATTCCTTGTAGTTTATGTTGGTACCAAAGAATTTTTATGTATCCATTAGTTTTTATATTTTTAATTAACTTATTGTATCCAGATGATAAAGTTTTTAAATATAGTTTTCCTCTTGTAATTATTGGTTTATTTATATCAATTTATCACAATTTACTGATTTTAAAAATAATACCTGAAACTCTATCACCTTGTATTAGTGGAGTACCTTGTAGTGTTGATTATCTGAACTATTTTGGATTTATTACGATTCCTTTACTATCTTTTATTGCTTTTTTAACTATTTTTATCCTATTAATAGCTTATAAAAGAAGAGTTTCTTAA
- a CDS encoding DsbA family protein, with the protein MQNKVLVLGSLVLVLLLFIGFSFFYKSEQKVEQVAMTPNINELLLRDYSYKMGDNQKNISVVEFLDPECESCAIYSEVVKKLYKEYYKDIQIVVKYLDNHKNSRLTIQMLEAARVQGKYEDVLNMMFEKHSLWASHYSSVDKPELLWQFLKEIPDLDIEKLKADMNNPKIDEIIAQDRADATALGVRGTPTLFVNGVLLNSLSQKALFDLVEKEIYK; encoded by the coding sequence ATGCAAAATAAAGTTTTGGTTTTGGGTTCTTTGGTTTTGGTTTTACTACTTTTTATTGGATTTTCATTTTTTTATAAAAGTGAGCAAAAAGTTGAACAAGTAGCTATGACACCAAATATAAATGAACTACTTTTAAGAGATTACTCTTATAAAATGGGTGATAATCAAAAAAATATTAGTGTTGTTGAGTTTTTAGATCCAGAGTGTGAATCATGCGCTATATATTCAGAAGTTGTTAAGAAGTTATATAAAGAGTATTACAAAGATATCCAAATTGTCGTGAAATATTTGGATAATCATAAAAACTCTAGACTTACAATTCAAATGCTTGAAGCAGCAAGAGTTCAAGGTAAATACGAAGATGTTTTAAATATGATGTTTGAAAAGCACTCTTTATGGGCTTCACATTATTCTTCTGTTGATAAACCAGAGCTTTTATGGCAATTTTTAAAAGAGATTCCTGATTTGGATATTGAGAAGTTAAAAGCTGATATGAATAATCCAAAAATTGATGAAATCATTGCTCAAGATAGAGCTGATGCAACAGCTTTAGGAGTAAGAGGGACGCCAACACTTTTTGTAAATGGAGTTTTATTAAATTCTTTATCACAAAAAGCTCTATTTGATTTAGTAGAAAAAGAGATTTATAAATAA